TTTGGCCAGTTTATGGTGGAAGCGGGTGAGCGGGACATGGCTATCAGCGCCTTCCATCAGGCAGAACAGGCGGATCCCGGTAATGCCGTTGCCAAGCAATATTTAAGCGAACTCTATCACCAATAAGGGACGCACCTTTGCCTGTGGGCGGCATCTGGCTATAATGCCGCCCAGCCGTACTGCTTTCCCACGCAGCTTTTCCACTCAACCAGGAGCCTCTTTTGCAAACCAGTCACATCCCCCTTGAGCAGTACCGTCGCAAGTGGATTTTCAACAACAAAGACCTGCCGGTAAGCGAAGATGACAAGGCCTGTATTTATCCTCTGGATGATAAAAGTGCCATGGCGGTGTGGAAACAATTGGTGAGTGATAAGGCCAGTGCGTCAGAGCATTTCTCCAAGGCCGATTGGGGCGGCCGCCCTAAAAGCTGGGTGAAAAGCGACATCTGGCAAGACGCCTGGGACAGTGAAGACCCTGCCCTGCCTGCCGTTGTGGCGGCTCATTTTGAGTGGCCAGACGATACCCGGGTGTTCTTTTGCTACGACAAATATCAGGCCATCGAAACCCGCTGGGATGTGTTTGTACGTAACTGGAAATGCTTTCTGTTTTTTGATGATGGCCCACTGCTGATGTCAGACAGCCAGCCTCAGGTTGCGCTCTTTACCCAGGATGGCAATGTGCAATTGGGCGTTCGCAGCTAATATCTACCCAGGTCGGTTTCCTCCCGCCCTGCCCCTCTTTTTTCCCGGAGCCGTTATGAAGTCACTCCTTTCCCTGCTGTTACTCTGCCTTTCTTTTCAGGGTGTTGCCAAAGAGGTTGCGGGTATAGCCCTGCCCGATAGCCTGTTGCAGGATAATCACGCCTATGTGCTCAATGGCGCCGGGGTACGCAGTAAATTTTTTATGGACCTATACGTCGGCAGCCTCTATCTAACCACCACAGCCGACACAGCCGATAAGGTGATGGCACAGGATAAAGCCATCATCCGGCTGGATATTCTGTCTGACCTTATCACCAGCGAGAAAATGCGTAACGCAATTAACGAAGGCTTTGAAGCCGCAACCGATGGCAAACAGGATGACGCCATGAAGGCCAGCATCGCCACCTTTATGACGCTGTTTGAAGCCGATATCAAACCAGGCGACAACTTCGTGCTGATTGCTGGCCGGGATGGCGTGGAAGCCATCAAAAATGATGTCCCCCTACCTAAAGTAGGTGATGCAACCTTTGCTGCGGCCCTTCTGAAAATCTGGCTCGGCGAGCATCCGGCCCAGAAAAGCCTTAAGCAGGAAATGCTCGGACGTTGATGCATCATCCCTAAGACCAAAAAGGACCCTGTGGGTCCTTTTTGGGTTTCTGCATTGTTCAGCGCTAACGGTTTTACCGCCGTGTATTCTGGAGCTGCAATGGATTAAAACTCGACTTTAAACGCCAGTGCCAAAGCCGCCTCGTTGGAGAGTTTTTCCCGCTCCCCGCTGCCCAACTCCATTTCACCGTTAAACATCATGCCAGCATAGGTATTGAGGCTTACTTTCTGGCCAATCTGCCAGCCAAGGCGTAAAAAT
This portion of the Shewanella amazonensis SB2B genome encodes:
- a CDS encoding DUF2947 domain-containing protein, with protein sequence MQTSHIPLEQYRRKWIFNNKDLPVSEDDKACIYPLDDKSAMAVWKQLVSDKASASEHFSKADWGGRPKSWVKSDIWQDAWDSEDPALPAVVAAHFEWPDDTRVFFCYDKYQAIETRWDVFVRNWKCFLFFDDGPLLMSDSQPQVALFTQDGNVQLGVRS
- a CDS encoding chalcone isomerase family protein, with the translated sequence MKSLLSLLLLCLSFQGVAKEVAGIALPDSLLQDNHAYVLNGAGVRSKFFMDLYVGSLYLTTTADTADKVMAQDKAIIRLDILSDLITSEKMRNAINEGFEAATDGKQDDAMKASIATFMTLFEADIKPGDNFVLIAGRDGVEAIKNDVPLPKVGDATFAAALLKIWLGEHPAQKSLKQEMLGR